Proteins co-encoded in one Tursiops truncatus isolate mTurTru1 chromosome 17, mTurTru1.mat.Y, whole genome shotgun sequence genomic window:
- the MAF1 gene encoding repressor of RNA polymerase III transcription MAF1 homolog isoform X1, whose amino-acid sequence MKLLENSSFEAINSQLTVETGDAHIIGRIESYSCKMAGDDKHMFKQFCQEGQPHVLEALSPPQTSGLSPSRLSKSQGGEDEGPLSDKCSRKTLFYLIATLNESFRPDYDFSRARSHEFSREPSLSWVVNAVNCSLFSAVREDFKALKPQLWNAVDEEICLAECDIYSYNPDLDSDPFGEDGSLWSFNYFFYNKRLKRIVFFSCRSISRLGVGGFKTGPPTPSGSTYTPSEAGNELDMELGGEEEEESGGGGREGGHEETSTMEEDRVPVICM is encoded by the exons ATGAAGCTGTTGGAGAACTCCAGCTTCGAGGCCATCAACTCGCAGCTGACCGTGGAGACGGGAGATGCCCACATCATTGGCAG GATTGAGAGCTACTCGTGTAAGATGGCGGGCGATGACAAGCACATGTTCAAGCAGTTCTGCCAGGAGGGCCAGCCACATGTGCTGGAGGCGctgtccccaccccagacctcgGGCCTCAGCCCCAGCAG ACTGAGTAAGAGCCAGGGTGGCGAGGATGAGGGCCCCCTCAGCGACAAGTGCAGCCGCAAGACCCTCTTCTACCTGATCGCCACGCTCAACGAGTCCTTCCGGCCGGACTACGACTTCAGCAGAGCCCGGAGCCACGAGTTCAGCCGGGAGCCCAGCCTCAGCTGG GTGGTGAACGCAGTCAACTGCAGCCTGTTCTCCGCTGTTCGGGAGGACTTCAAGGCCCTGAAGCCGCAGCTGTGGAACGCGGTGGATGAGGAGATCTGCTTGGCTGAGTGCGACATCTACAG CTACAACCCAGACCTGGACTCAGATCCCTTCGGGGAAGATGGCAGCCTCTGGTCCTTCAACTACTTCTTCTACAACAAGCGGCTGAAACGGATCGTGTTCTTCAGCTGCCGCTCTATCAG CAGGCTGGGGGTAGGCGGTTTTAAGActggtccccccacccccagtggatCCACCTACACTCCGTCGGAGGCAGGCAATGAGCTGGACATGGAGCtcgggggagaggaggaggaggagagtggAGGTGGAGGCCGCGAGGGCGGCCACGAGGAGACCAGCACCATGGAAGAGGACAG GGTTCCGGTGATCTGTATGTGA
- the MAF1 gene encoding repressor of RNA polymerase III transcription MAF1 homolog isoform X2, with protein sequence MKLLENSSFEAINSQLTVETGDAHIIGRIESYSCKMAGDDKHMFKQFCQEGQPHVLEALSPPQTSGLSPSRLSKSQGGEDEGPLSDKCSRKTLFYLIATLNESFRPDYDFSRARSHEFSREPSLSWVVNAVNCSLFSAVREDFKALKPQLWNAVDEEICLAECDIYSYNPDLDSDPFGEDGSLWSFNYFFYNKRLKRIVFFSCRSISGSTYTPSEAGNELDMELGGEEEEESGGGGREGGHEETSTMEEDRVPVICM encoded by the exons ATGAAGCTGTTGGAGAACTCCAGCTTCGAGGCCATCAACTCGCAGCTGACCGTGGAGACGGGAGATGCCCACATCATTGGCAG GATTGAGAGCTACTCGTGTAAGATGGCGGGCGATGACAAGCACATGTTCAAGCAGTTCTGCCAGGAGGGCCAGCCACATGTGCTGGAGGCGctgtccccaccccagacctcgGGCCTCAGCCCCAGCAG ACTGAGTAAGAGCCAGGGTGGCGAGGATGAGGGCCCCCTCAGCGACAAGTGCAGCCGCAAGACCCTCTTCTACCTGATCGCCACGCTCAACGAGTCCTTCCGGCCGGACTACGACTTCAGCAGAGCCCGGAGCCACGAGTTCAGCCGGGAGCCCAGCCTCAGCTGG GTGGTGAACGCAGTCAACTGCAGCCTGTTCTCCGCTGTTCGGGAGGACTTCAAGGCCCTGAAGCCGCAGCTGTGGAACGCGGTGGATGAGGAGATCTGCTTGGCTGAGTGCGACATCTACAG CTACAACCCAGACCTGGACTCAGATCCCTTCGGGGAAGATGGCAGCCTCTGGTCCTTCAACTACTTCTTCTACAACAAGCGGCTGAAACGGATCGTGTTCTTCAGCTGCCGCTCTATCAG tggatCCACCTACACTCCGTCGGAGGCAGGCAATGAGCTGGACATGGAGCtcgggggagaggaggaggaggagagtggAGGTGGAGGCCGCGAGGGCGGCCACGAGGAGACCAGCACCATGGAAGAGGACAG GGTTCCGGTGATCTGTATGTGA
- the MAF1 gene encoding repressor of RNA polymerase III transcription MAF1 homolog isoform X3 — protein sequence MKLLENSSFEAINSQLTVETGDAHIIGRIESYSCKMAGDDKHMFKQFCQEGQPHVLEALSPPQTSGLSPSRLSKSQGGEDEGPLSDKCSRKTLFYLIATLNESFRPDYDFSRARSHEFSREPSLSWVVNAVNCSLFSAVREDFKALKPQLWNAVDEEICLAECDIYSYNPDLDSDPFGEDGSLWSFNYFFYNKRLKRIVFFSCRSIRHPPWG from the exons ATGAAGCTGTTGGAGAACTCCAGCTTCGAGGCCATCAACTCGCAGCTGACCGTGGAGACGGGAGATGCCCACATCATTGGCAG GATTGAGAGCTACTCGTGTAAGATGGCGGGCGATGACAAGCACATGTTCAAGCAGTTCTGCCAGGAGGGCCAGCCACATGTGCTGGAGGCGctgtccccaccccagacctcgGGCCTCAGCCCCAGCAG ACTGAGTAAGAGCCAGGGTGGCGAGGATGAGGGCCCCCTCAGCGACAAGTGCAGCCGCAAGACCCTCTTCTACCTGATCGCCACGCTCAACGAGTCCTTCCGGCCGGACTACGACTTCAGCAGAGCCCGGAGCCACGAGTTCAGCCGGGAGCCCAGCCTCAGCTGG GTGGTGAACGCAGTCAACTGCAGCCTGTTCTCCGCTGTTCGGGAGGACTTCAAGGCCCTGAAGCCGCAGCTGTGGAACGCGGTGGATGAGGAGATCTGCTTGGCTGAGTGCGACATCTACAG CTACAACCCAGACCTGGACTCAGATCCCTTCGGGGAAGATGGCAGCCTCTGGTCCTTCAACTACTTCTTCTACAACAAGCGGCTGAAACGGATCGTGTTCTTCAGCTGCCGCTCTATCAG ACACCCTCCCTGGGGTTAG
- the WDR97 gene encoding LOW QUALITY PROTEIN: WD repeat-containing protein 97 (The sequence of the model RefSeq protein was modified relative to this genomic sequence to represent the inferred CDS: deleted 2 bases in 1 codon; substituted 1 base at 1 genomic stop codon), translating to MRRGGGACVEGGACCVRYPSNGPRGLLSRLDPAAPEMEPEVWDASKPFTIEGDHLIPDLDLYDADIYDVPDPGLLNEEDESSFKEAAPRLFTSNSRWQNVTPSARARQLWLLLRTGLQTLVEKEKRAELHVARLTHGLELLRRLEVAAGLCSVAQDPMGRRFVVLDGAGRLHLRREDGWAQEKLLAPVALTGLVAVPGELGTVGRFVGWGPAGLAILRSDLSLLWQSKPVERRVPGREPVCCLPVPDAGLLLVAEAGRSLVLWKFRAGGRCLVPRGSPLWLPPNLSGALARLALGPQHPPHVPRCCAAYGSAVLTFDLHTWAVTDVRRDLHKTTISDLVYCREVGAMVTASRDSTVKVWEADWQIRMVFVGHTGPVTAVAVLPNTALVLSASQDGTLRTWDLQAAAQVGEVAPSRRGPSVPSETVRHLLAPAGPGWPLLALRARSVELWRVRELYSPLAQLSAPVLHLQVAPALPSPMAPQAQLPTRLVCACADGSVYLVSVSSGRTVSALLLEPEDCAAAVAYCLPREVLWLMTRAGHLLCANAARCPMRVLHRLCPPPPPAPRPCCLHLYSHLTDPGSAFAAWEIVRQYKGELCRSDVAGAWKDKNRYLLVVGHTDGTLSVLELRSSKTVFRTEAHGPGPVTAIASTWNSIVSSGGDLTVKMWRVFPYAEESLSLLRTFSCCRPALVLCALGNRITVGFEDPNSATYGLVQFGLGNSPRFDHRPQDDPTDHITGLCCCPTLKLYACSSLDGTIRIWTAENRLLRLLQLNGAPQALSFCSNSGDLVLALGSCLCLVAHRLYLPTSYLIKKLCQDVPDVVDDPPLPLTSQESLTSAQLQRLASLRGVASLRSAGRPNRAVPEAPTWLPWVRAWPSAPNLRPQGSQAPWPPTASPSQCRPSHSWLFVVPRQGPGHHPWVPGPASALSHWXPPSVPPVSFPVCSAASSFIHCPTATPQQPVLEKDLEAFIARDQDLQQLKLGLVGPAARPSPSWQQCQEAFDNYLRLIYGPGLLVSVGPPQSLPSPGASDTARLPCPPCQGRYSGGESQQWSTVTLTVERQTWDVCALPRDVPDLGGVEASPPQDLGTLGQRFARPPQVPLPPPTTHRRLHSRAPQLLARSSPSHELGLSLQLQLQLERLHGEKPVAPDPLSSHLQRRIPLLLKRRPQEHLSNPRGFFPAAVQPYEYWRRPIRFPGCVPNSVVLQQMWLPVEVSGLGALGRCESKPGGSPDDPWLPRQEKLTQLLGGEGEEEGEQGLDWASDSQRRHTQLSDQLPEQEAQSPEGRIPKPMGSREDTARAETCLHCPQFHYGHSLWEESCAHLPRFLLFFVGQNWFKKLFPIFTLQAYPEVGTVEGLASLFMDLLDEASWADRVHILHALLRLLPDVSRDLCSRLHGILVRLLNLDQPPSLQDRMQKQFVMLALQLLRACSLESREVVLELLCYVLYSPASCWPDLRKLLEGLGLQDPHGLLFKEMTTWVQGPERASKAALRKRCCQKLEEMVGQLKETLSQISMVSGATVHISVMPSSVSRTPSPVVSPGEPDLAALELQAQQTLAQMRFGRTQRALSGTLTHFGPLPEAHLGSSAPAALPDEPLPLEQTTWSQSKLLDLGPINALNFFCEQRGARQQDPLQEEPKTPPPRPPPRTPSMVVPQPREPQHYSILRLQEAKVQRSPMKLRGRMLSRLWAGRTLDGAVRMLKLPLPRVELQPFPPDWPRPAHPLPPQLLQPALQRYFLPDDTDPDSYS from the exons ATGAGGcgtgggggcggggcctgcgtCGAGGGCGGGGCCTGCTGCGTCCGGTATCCTAGCAACGGTCCTAGAGGGCTGTTGAGCCGCCTGGACCCCGCGGCTCCTGAAATGGAGCCAGAAGTGTGGGACGCAAGCAAGCCCTTTACCATAGAAGGCGACCACCTGATTCCAGACCTGGACCTGTATGATGCCGACATCTACGACGTCCCGGACCCGGGACTGCTCAACGAAGAGGATG AGTCATCGTTTAAGGAGGCGGCCCCACGGCTTTTTACCAGCAACTCTCGGTGGCAGAATGTGACCCCGAGCGCCCGTGCCCGCCAGCTGTGGCTGCTCCTGCGCACAGGCCTCCAGACTTTGGTGGAAAAG GAAAAGAGAGCCGAGCTGCACGTGGCGCGCTTGACGCACGGGCTAGAGCTGCTGCGGCGCCTGGAGGTGGCAGCCGGGCTGTGTTCGGTGGCACAGGACCCCATGGGCAGACGCTTCGTGGTGCTGGACGGTGCCGGCCGCCTGCACCTGCGCAGAGAGGATGGCTGGGCACAAGAGAAGCTGCTAGCTCCGGTCGCGCTTACAGGGCTGGTGGCAGTGCCGGGCGAGCTGGGCACTGTGGGCCGCTTTGTGGGCTGGGGCCCAGCGGGGTTGGCCATCCTAAGGTCCGACCTCAGCCTGCTGTGGCAGAGTAAGCCAGTGGAGCGCAGGGTGCCGGGCCGCGAGCCAGTCTGCTGCCTGCCGGTGCCCGACGCCGGGCTGCTGCTGGTGGCGGAGGCGGGCAGAAGCCTGGTGCTCTGGAAGTTCCGTGCAGGGGGTCGCTGCCTGGTTCCCCGTGGGTCCCCTCTGTGGCTGCCGCCAAACCTCTCGGGTGCGCTTGCGCGTCTGGCTCTCGGGCCTCAGCATCCCCCTCACGTCCCACGCTGCTGCGCAGCCTACGGCTCAGCCGTGCTCACCTTTGATCTGCACACCTGGGCTGTCACAGATGTGCGTCGGGATCTGCACAAAAC CACCATCTCCGACCTGGTGTACTGTAGAGAGGTGGGGGCCATGGTGACAGCTTCCCGGGACAGCACGGTGAAGGTGTGGGAGGCTGACTGGCAGATCCGGATGGTGTTCGTGGGACACACAG GCCCGGTGACTGCGGTGGCCGTGCTCCCGAACACGGCCCTTGTGCTGTCGGCTTCTCAAGACGGGACGCTGCGCACGTGGGACCTGCAGGCAGCGGCGCAGGTGGGTGAGGTGGCGCCGAGCCGCCGGGGCCCGAGCGTGCCGTCGGAGACCGTGAGGCATCTGCTGGCTCCCGCCGGCCCCGGCTGGCCCTTGCTCGCCTTGCGCGCCCGCAGCGTGGAGCTGTGGCGCGTGCGGGAGCTCTACTCGCCATTGGCCCAGCTGTCGGCGCCGGTGCTCCACCTGCAGGTGGCGCCGGCGCTGCCCTCGCCCATGGCCCCGCAAGCGCAGCTGCCCACGCGCCTCGTGTGCGCCTGCGCCGACGGCTCGGTCTACCTGGTGTCGGTCTCCAGCGGACGCACCGTGAGCGCGCTTCTGCTGGAGCCTGAGGACTGCGCGGCCGCCGTGGCCTACTGCCTGCCCCGCGAGGTGCTGTGGCTGATGACGCGCGCcgggcacctgctgtgtgccaacgCAGCACGCTGCCCCATGCGCGTGCTGCACCGCCTGTgcccgccgccgcccccggcGCCCCGGCCTTGCTGCCTGCACCTCTACAGCCACCTCACGGACCCCGGGAGCGCGTTTGCCGCCTGGGAGATAGTGCGCCAGTACAAGGGCGAGCTGTGCCGCAGTGACGTGGCCGGGGCCTGGAAGGACAAGAACCG GTACCTGCTCGTGGTGGGGCACACTGATGGCACCCTGTCCGTACTTGAGTTGCGCTCCTCGAAGACGGTCTTCCGTACGGAGGCGCACGGCCCAGGCCCCGTCACCGCCATTGCGTCCACCTGGAACAGCATCGTGTCCTCCG GGGGAGACTTGACCGTGAAGATGTGGCGCGTCTTCCCGTATGCCGAGGAGAGCCTGAGCCTCCTGCGCACCTTCTCCTGCTGCCGCCCGGCGCTGGTGCTCTGCGCCCTCGGGAATCGCATCACCGTGGGCTTCGAGGACCCGAACAGCGCCACCTATGGCTTGGTGCAGTTTGGCCTGGGCAACAGCCCTCGCTTTGATCACCGGCCCCAGGACGACCCCACGGACCACATCACCG GCCTGTGCTGCTGTCCCACACTCAAGCTGTACGCCTGCTCCAGCCTGGACGGCACCATCCGCATCTGGACCGCGGAGAACCGCCTGCTgcg GCTCCTGCAGCTGAACGGTGCCCCTCAGGCCCTGAGCTTCTGCAGTAACAGCGGGGACCTGGTGCTGGCCCTGggctcctgcctctgcctggtGGCCCACAGGCTCTACCTGCCCACATCTTACCTGATTAAG AAGCTGTGCCAGGATGTCCCTGATGTGGTGGATGACCCTCCACTGCCGCTGACCAGCCAGGAGTCGCTGACCTCAGCCCAGCTGCAGAGGCTCGCCAGCCTGCGCGGGGTGGCCAGCCTCAGGTCTGCCGGCAGGCCCAACCGAGCCGTCCCGGAGGCCCCGACCTGGCTCCCCTGGGTCAGGGCCTGGCCGAGTGCTCCCAACCTGAGACCCCAGGGCTCCCAGGCCCCTTGGCCACCCACCGCAAGCCCGTCCCAGTGCCGGCCTTCCCACTCGTGGCTGTTTGTGGTTCCCCGCCAGGGGCCTGGCCACCACCCCTGGGTCCCTGGCCCAGCCTCTGCCCTATCCCACTGGTA GCCACCCAGTGTCCCACCtgtgtccttccctgtctgcaGCGCAGCCTCGTCTTTCATCCACTGCCCGACGGCCACGCCTCAGCAGCCAGTGTTGGAGAAG GACTTGGAAGCCTTCATTGCCCGGGACCAAGACCTTCAGCAGCTGAAACTGGGGCTGGTGGGCCCTGCAGCCCGGCCCTCACCCTCCTGGCAGCAGTGCCAGGAGGCCTTTGATAACTACCTCCGTCTGATTTATGGCCCTGGTCTGCTGGTGAGTGTGGGGCCTCCCCAGTCCCTCCCTTCACCCGGAGCCTCTGACACTGCCCgtctgccctgccctccctgccaggGCAGGTATTCCGGAGGAGAGTCCCAGCAGTGGAGCACCGTGACCCTCACAGTGGAGAGACAGACCTGGGACGTGTGCGCCCTGCCCAGAGACGTCCCCGATCTCGGGGGCGTTGAAGCCTCGCCACCACAGGATCTTGGGACCCTGGGCCAGCGCTTTGCCCGACCACCCCAAGTCCCCttgcctccccccaccacccaccgGAGGTTGCACAGCAGAGCACCCCAG CTGCTGGCCCGCTCCTCCCCGAGCCACGAACTGGGCCTTAGTCTGCAACTGCAGCTGCAGTTGGAGCGGCTCCACGGGGAGAAGCCTGTGGCCCCGGATCCACTGTCCTCCCACCTGCAGCGCAGG ATCCCCCTGCTGCTGAAGAGGCGGCCCCAGGAGCATCTCTCCAACCCCAGGGGCTTCTTCCCTGCCGCTGTTCAGCCCTATGAG TACTGGCGGCGGCCCATCCGCTTCCCGGGCTGCGTGCCCAACTCGGTGGTGCTGCAGCAGATGTGGCTGCCTGTGGAGGTCAGCGGCCTCGGAGCCCTGGGCCGCTGCGAGAGCAAG CCTGGAGGGAGCCCGGACGACCCGTGGCTGCCGCGGCAGGAGAAGCTGACCCAGTtgttgggaggggagggggaggaggagggcgagCAGGGTCTGGACTGGGCCTCGGACTCGCAGCGCCGCCACACGCAGCTCTCCGACCAGCTGCCGGAGCAGGAAGCTCAG AGCCCCGAGGGTCGCATCCCGAAGCCCATGGGCTCCCGCGAGGACACCGCCAGGGCCGAGACCTGTCTTCACTGCCCCCAGTTCCACTACGGGCACTCGCTCTGGGAAGAGAGCTGCGCGCATCTGCCTAGGTTCCTGCTTTTTTTCGTCGGCCAGAACTGGTTCAAAAAGCTCTTCCCCATCTTCACTCTGCAG GCGTACCCCGAGGTGGGCACGGTGGAGGGCCTGGCCTCGCTGTTCATGGACCTGCTGGACGAGGCCTCTTGGGCAGACCGTGTGCACATCCTGCACGCGCTGCTGAGGCTGCTGCCCGACGTCAGCAGAGACCTCTGTAGCCGGCTGCACGGCATCCTCGTGCGCTTGCTCAACCTGGACCAGCCCCCCAGCCTCCAG GACAGGATGCAGAAGCAGTTTGTGATGCTGGCGCTGCAGCTGCTCCGGGCCTGCTCCCTGGAGTCCCGCGAGGTGGTGCTGGAGCTCCTGTGCTACGTCCTTTACTCGCCAGCCTCCTGCTG GCCGGACCTCAGGAAGCTGCTGGAAGGACTCGGCCTTCAGGACCCGCACGGCCTCCTGTTCAAGGAGATGACGACCTGGGTCCAGGGCCCGGAGCGCGCCTCCAAGGCCGCACTGCGCAAGCGCTGCtgccagaagctggaggagaTGGTCGGGCAGCTGAAG GAGACCCTGTCGCAGATTTCCATGGTCTCTGGGGCAACTGTTCATATCTCTGTGATGCCCTCAAGCGTCTCCCGGACGCCCTCACCGGTGGTCTCACCCGGAGAGCCGGACTTGGCCGCCCTGGAGTTGCAGGCCCAGCAGACGCTTGCACAGATGCGCTTTGGGCGGACCCAACGTGCACTGTCTGGGACACTGACGCACTTCGGCCCCTTGCCTGAGGCCCACTTGGGATCCTCCGCGCCAGCTGCACTGCCTGATGAGCCACTGCCTCTGGAGCAGACGACCTGGTCACAGTCAAAACTGCTGGACCTGGGGCCCATCAACGCACTCAACTTCTTCTGCGAGCAGCGTGGGGCTCGGCAGCAGGACCCCCTGCAGGAGGAGCCCAAGACCCCGCCCCCTCGCCCGCCCCCACGGACGCCCAGCATGGTGGTGCCACAGCCCCGGGAACCCCA GCACTACTCCATCCTCCGGCTTCAGGAGGCCAAGGTCCAGAGGTCTCCAATGAAACTGAGGG GCCGAATGCTGTCCCGGCTCTGGGCGGGCCGCACCCTGGATGGTGCCGTCCGGATGCTGAAGCTGCCACTGCCCCGGGTGGAACTGCAGCCTTTCCCCCCAGACTGGCCCAGGCCGGCCCATCCGCTGCCCCCGCAGCTCCTGCAGCCTGCCCTGCAACGCTACTTTCTGCCAGATGACACGGACCCTGACAGCTACAGCTGA